The genomic DNA GTAAAGAAATACACCCTGGTACCATCTCCCCTGGCATAGAAATTTTCTGCTAGACATCTGCCTGCAAAAAAGAACAAACACTGATGTTtgatgtttaacctttacccgagggtttagtttaaacatattttatttcagtaatacatgaaacatttacagaaaaattaattaaggaattggacagaaagctatatcagtCCTCTCCTTAAACCCgagggtttgaacctctataatctgcagctcgtctgggcgtacctgttgcttaagcactggtattggcaataggggtaaaaggacctcaaggggaggggtgcggtcatgactgtttacAATAaggctgctattattattattgtaactattaatattgttataataactccCATTATTATGTGCAACGCCActgaatatatcattttacaaaaataggcATTTAaccaaattattcagtttcagtttaacctttagcccgctgacagcaagtgattctgcctttctgaccagtgtagaccatgatcagcctgcactctgctattcagtcaataaattttcagaaaacatctcttaaataataagtggtactacccaaattgaatggcagaccagttcattttagaaatttagcagagtaaaagTTAAAACTTAATTGACTGCATACAAAGGGTTTGTTTGtcaaatgtaattatatatatatatatgcttcaTATTCTACCTCTTGAGAAAAGCTGGAACAAAAGAGTTCTTCATACATTCATTCCTTAAACAAAGACCTagtatgtttataattaaatgtaTAGCAAAACGAGCTTGGTATTAATTTTgtctttcatatgaaatataaatgaaaaaaaaaagtcagcCATGAAAGTTCTAAGTCTCACCAGActgaatttttaacatttcttttaaccAAGTTAGGTGAacatccatcaagcagttcacgaGATGATTATATGaagtttttctctatttttagctcttgtgccCAAAACTGCATTCAAATGGACCAACTTGTACAAACTTGAGAAAGATTCATTCAAGGATGCTAAACACCAAGCTTGTTAAAGAAACATCCAGTTAAATGCTTGTAACTTTGtcttttagctctggctgccccACAATACAGACCTATTTGAACAATCCCAAAATGGCCAATGAAAGGAATATTTCTGGAATATCAGTTCCATTTTGTGCTATTTTAACGAAGTCTGGACCTTTCTGTTTTAAAAACGGGAACGTCGATGCTGACTATAACTACCAAGTTAATTAACATTACCTTTCTTAAACCTGAGTTGAGCGAGATCGTATCTGCCATAATCCCTGAACAAAATCATTCCTCCTGGTCGAAGAAAGCTTGCCAGTCTGTTCACTATTGCCTGAAATCTATAATTCATAAACTGTCAAATCACTGATGGTTGCGAGGAactaatttttatggatttcaaaGTTGTGTCAATCTAccaaatttaatcccaatgaaaaaACAAATTCCAAATTACTGTATCTTGAAATCCACCACGTATTGTCCCCATAAAATACATGATATGTAATAATTTTTGCTGAAACAACAAAAGTTTAAGgccatgaaattaaataatttccaattatGTAAACTTAAATTTCTGTACTGAAAagtttatgaataaatattttgtggtttgccggtgctagggggtgtgagttaacctctcatgaacagactcaatcataccaagtctgctattattctgcttggtttattctttgcttccaaaggatctttttacagattttattgatcatCAACAGAATTCTTGACTTTTTAACAAGTCTTTAGGACTTTTAACCACTATCTTGTAAAACTTACCTTTAATAGCTTATTTTTTAGGACTCAAGAATTACTGacaatatatcaaacacttttacaaagtttagtaTTTCTTTTTACTTCTCTTTACATCTATAAGTTATGTCTGATGTCATACAATATCTAAATTCAAGAATATGAGAGAAATTGTGTACTGTTAACACAACAATGAAAATATCATCCTTTCCATAGCACATGTAGCTTCAAGTTGTGTAGCACTTACATTACTATTTCTGTTTTGGAAAAAGGCCCCAGACGCCCATCCATTATTTCCTGCATGatcgggcatctgggtagaacagCCAATCTTCCGCAAGCCAAtttgatggcttccttacatgaaagtaTTCTACACCCAAAGAGAGGTTCTGAACCCACAGCGATGATGGGCAAGTAATTCAGTTAGTGACCTTAACTATTAAGCCATGGATGCCCCCAAAACTAACAATAAAGTAAATGCATTATTCAAGAAAACTGTATACAAACTTGTCTGGATTGTTTGCAGACAGGATAAAGATCATGATGATGATGTCAAGGCTTCTGTCAGGGAACGGAACTGTAGCTTCTGGGTCAGATATATCACAGACAAATGCATGACAACGTCTTCCATCATAGTCCTTGTTCTCctgtcaaataaaatattattcttAAACTTATACAAACCCTTCAAAATTTTTGTACAggtatttataaaagttattaatgtCCAAGTCTGGTAAACAATGCTTTTTTTAACCAAATACAGTCATCCTTTTCTTTTGGAATTTACATAGTGGTGATAAACATCTACTGTAAGATGTTCAACTAGAACAAAACTTGTATGTTCTTGTAACAGAAAACCAGTTTTTGTTAAAGCCATTGAGTGGAAGACTGGCATAATAGTGGACTTGATCCTACAAATGCATCTATATAGACAACATACCATGTAATTGAGGCAAGGTTCTTTGATTCATTTAATTGAGAAACaacctttttttgtaaatatcttactgaagaaaaatcaaaatacaagTTGTTTTAGTAGCATATTAAAAGCATACATAGGAGGCAGCAAGAACTATTAATGTTAGCTTCCATCATTTTTtctacctattttttttttccttttatctttCTAGACATAAATATATGTTTCTTTATATTTGCAAAGATTCTGAGGTGATTCTGACTACAAATGGAATCATTATATCACCAGATAAAAGTTCCAGACAGTGCACAGAATGACAGATCAACTTAAAGGGAAACATTTTTAGGCCTGCCTCTGCCAAATTTTAATGGGGTACAAAATCATCCCACATACTAACATATCTACATGTAAATAATGTTGAAATGCATGCATATTACCTTGACAAGATCAATGGCAGTTGATGAGTAGTCACAGCAGTATACCATCAGGTCAGGGTCACTGAAAAAATAAATCTTGCATTTCATATTCTGATTCTTCCATCCTCTTTCttctactgtaaaagcagaaattttcacgagggtttaattttcactattAAACATGTGTATTCATGAGACCCTACATCTTGCGAAAATTAATCTTTGCGCaaatatttaccattagtataattcaaattcaggTATGATATCATTTCTACAATTCcgcaaatattaaacctcgcgaaaatactcaaaatttcaaatttgcgaaattttgacccagctaaattatgtgcttttacagtatttcataCTTATTCCACCACATCATGGCTTCTGGAAACAGGATTAGTATATCTCTTACTAAATACTAGTACTAGGGCTCGacaaattctttgaaagcaaCTTATCCCGCAGGATAGCTGCCTAGAATTTTCACTTGTTCTTCTATAATTTGCACTCATCcagcttttttattttaaagatggaatatattttcaaagtctGTTAAGAGCGCTACATATCAGATTCTAATGCAATCATAATGGGGCAGAGTGGGAAGGATTTTAGATTTGCGACCAGCAATAGATCTTTAAGCTAATCGGCTTCTGGGCAGCTCCATTTCAAttggaattattttatttttggtcaAAAATTGCATTCGTCCCGAGTACTACATCAAGTTCCACTTGCCCTTAGCTGATTTCTACTTGTATCTATGAGCAAATATGTGGATTTGTACAGCCTTATAGCATAAGATAATAAGTAGATAAAAACAGAAAATCTCACTTTTTTTTATACAGCTAAATGACTTTCCCCTCAATTTCTGGCAGAGTGCTATAAAGGCAATTCATAACTTTTTCAGGCTCATGAAAATGCCTCAACACTAGAAAACAGTTAACACAGGAATCCTGAAAGATCCATTATTATATTTAAGTCCTGCTTTCTAAAAAAAGCATCACACGAAAAGAACTAACCGTtgccatgctggacatgactgattctgcctttgcgaccagtgcagaccaagatcagcatggtttgcactgtttgccattcagtaaGTTTCTATCTgggaagcaccccttttaacagttaacagaattgtccaaattgaaaggcggacaagttcattatagaaatttagcagggtaagggttaagtcatCATTTAGTATGATGATTTAGTCAACGCAATAATGCTTCTGTCAACAAGATACTTACAGTATACCGGTACATGTAACAGGCATAAATTAGCATGTGACTGTTATTTAGAATTGAGATTTTACACGTCTCAGAAGTTActgattcaaaattaaatgaaacttacTTGTTAGCCTGCAGTATAGGAAACACTGTATTACCCACTCCACATCCAACCTATAATATAGGaaaataaaaagttaattgtATGCTTAAGAAAGGTAACTTGTATGTTTACAATAGCTGACTTGTTTGCTAAAGGTAGTGCGTAGTATGCATGCTTAAACGAAAGTACTTGTATACGAAAAGTATACAATGGGCACCTTGAATATGAAAATTAGGCATTATGAATGGTAaatgatggcactttgaatgcaAAAAGAAAGGTACATTGTAGCTTTCACAAGTACACTAAAAGTTTATAAGGAATATGTATGCTAATATTGGTAAAATTTATGCCTAAGATAAGTAATGTGCATGCTAAAGACAGACaacctgtatttcaaatataagtaACTTGTATGCTAAAACAGGTTACTTGTATGCCTATGATAGCTAACTTGATTACTTAACATAGCTAACTTGTGTGCTAAAGAGACACTGTATGTTACAGACAGGCAACTGTTATGTTTAACATAGGTCACTGGTCAGCTTAAGTTAGAAACATAGGTCACTTGTCAGCTTAAGGTAGAAACATATGTCACTTGTCAGCTTAAGTTAGAAACATAGGTCACTTGTCAGCTTAAGTTAGAAACATAGGTCACTTGTCAGCTTAAGCTAGAAACATAGGTCACTTGTCAGCTTAAGCTAGAAACATAGGTCACTTGTCAGCTTAAGTTAGAAACGTAAGTCACTTGTCAGCTTAAGTTAGAAACATAGGTCACTCATCAGCTTAAGTTAGAAACATAGGTCACTTGTCAGCTTAAGGTAGGTAATTTGAGGCGGTAATTATTGATAATCTGAgtgctaaatgtcaaataaacattataaatgtgtaGATGCAACAACATACCTCAAACATCCTGTACTTGGCACTCTCTCCTGGAAATGTTTCCAACTTACACTCACTTGTATCATTATCTCCTTTTTTATTGTTAGTGACTGCTTCATTTAAACAACTCTCACCATGATTTTTTTGTTGCCTTTTGTCATCCAGTTCTGACAAATTCTGCGATCCATCTACTGACAAAGTCTGACCACTGTCAGTTAATATTTTAGAACTGTGTTCAGCTGACTCAGAATTAAGTACTTCATTATCTTTTCTCGTTTCTGGCACCTTTTTCTCATTTACACTGGGAGATAGTTCTGACAATTGCTCATTCACACTGAGAGATAGTTCTGACAATTTGTCAGGAGAGAGGTAGGATTCAGGAGCCAGTTCTGGGAACTCCGTGAACAGCCAGTGTCTGTCCttgaaaaatttgttttcatgTATTCCATAAAATTTGTTCCAGTATTCGTTAGCATCATTCTCAAATCGTTCTGTAAGAAAAGGAAAATACAGGTAAGACCAGAGACAGTTCTAAGTTATGTAAGAGTGTTTGAACTGACCTTGACCTGAGTGAGTAATTTCTATGCTGTTACAACTCACTCAGACACAAACGAAAATGTAGATTTATTATTAATActataaaagcatatattttcactgggacaaaatttcaagaatttgaaattttgagtatgttcgcaagGTTTAACATTTGTGAAATTGAATCTGAATTATACtggtggtgaatatttacgcgaggattaatttcaACGAGATGTAGAGCCTCGCGCATAtacagcgaaaattaaacccttgtgaaaatttctgcttttataaCTATAGCATGGTTAAAGATAAGTTCTGATTAAATCAAGCAAAATTTGTTTCCCATATATTTGTCTCCACTCAGTACTGATGTACCTTTGATTTTTATCATTACAACATTTTTTAAGTTGAAGCTGGGAAGTGACTAGTTAAATTGGTAGTTTATATTAGGGAAACTAGGAAGAAAATGTGCATGGACACTTACATCATTATCAAGTACAAAGGAAAGAAATCAGACAAGAGTGAGGGGTCACATGTAAATTCtagcattgtttttattttgacccTTATCTTGCTGGACACAATgaattctgcatttgcgaccagtgtagataatgatcagcatgcacatccttgcagtctgatcaggatctgcactgtttgccattcagtcagtacctttatggtatgcaccccttttagcagttaatagtactgtccaaattgaatgatagacaagttcattatagaaatatagcagggtaggAGTTAAACAGAAACTGATCTTACACATAAGAAATACTTACCTAAAGTCATAgatctttatcaaatttttttcattcaaatgcGCTACAGCAAGCTAGCAtcttatgttttaaaatttgattataaCAAAATAAGCGTTTTTATGCAATAACTATTTTTCAAGAgagaattgtttgtttgtttttgttgcatttaacatcacgctgatacaattataggtaatatggagACTTTCCGTCTTCTGATGTAGGAGGAAAACCCCAGTTGCCCTTCTGTGTATTATTTTGTTATGGGAGAGCACaagggtagaaccactgaccttcttaagccagctgaatggcttcctcacatgaaggataCAATGTCCTAAGTGAGGCCCAAGCCCAGTGGCACATCAGTGAGTGGCATCAGCAACCTCATGGAGATCCCCTAGAGAAATGTGTTTCTGAGGGTTCTACAGTTTTTGTGCTACTGCAAATTTGCTAAATTTAGAAACAGGCCAATTATGCCAGGTTTAATCTTCCTGTAAGctgataatttgtttttaaaggtaATAAAATCTTAAGTTTTATGCAgaataatttttcatgaaacaatTAAGTATGTACTTCTGCTCTAATTTGAACTGCATATTTAGAAGATATACCTACCAATATCGTCTTTAGCAGCAGGGTTGGCTAACTGCTCTTCAGTTTTTGATCTAGCTTGTCTCTCCTGATCTTCATCCCACACAACATTGTCCCTGAAATGGTTTCATTGAATACAAGTTATCATGGTTATAGTATAAGGTGTTAAATTCAAAGCATTGTCTCTATCATGTGAAATTATTTACTTGGCAGAAATTGTGACATACGGTTACAATAATAAGGAaacatttttcccaaaatgggaAAAGACAGTAACACTGCAAAAAAGAAATTACTGTAATACTTTTCTTGAAATGAAAGTTTCACTCAAACAACATTATCGGtaatattttttactgaaatatcaTATAATATTCCCAAAATAATATGGCAAtgccattttaaattttaacatggaCAATTCATAAAATTGATAAATCTTTAGCTAatctattttatcaaaacaaaacacattGGAAATGAACCTTCAATTTggattaatt from Mercenaria mercenaria strain notata chromosome 11, MADL_Memer_1, whole genome shotgun sequence includes the following:
- the LOC123531220 gene encoding tRNA N(3)-methylcytidine methyltransferase METTL2-like isoform X1 encodes the protein MADSQEETENKRKQFGNRMLTDPKNVFEHNAWDNVVWDEDQERQARSKTEEQLANPAAKDDIERFENDANEYWNKFYGIHENKFFKDRHWLFTEFPELAPESYLSPDKLSELSLSVNEQLSELSPSVNEKKVPETRKDNEVLNSESAEHSSKILTDSGQTLSVDGSQNLSELDDKRQQKNHGESCLNEAVTNNKKGDNDTSECKLETFPGESAKYRMFEVGCGVGNTVFPILQANNDPDLMVYCCDYSSTAIDLVKENKDYDGRRCHAFVCDISDPEATVPFPDRSLDIIIMIFILSANNPDKFQAIVNRLASFLRPGGMILFRDYGRYDLAQLRFKKGRCLAENFYARGDGTRVYFFTQEELREMMTTAGLIEKQNLVDRRLQVNRGKQLKMYRVWIQCKYMKPVETDKVVDDR
- the LOC123531220 gene encoding tRNA N(3)-methylcytidine methyltransferase METTL2-like isoform X2; translation: MADSQEETENKRKQFGNRMLTDPKNVFEHNAWDNVVWDEDQERQARSKTEEQLANPAAKDDIERFENDANEYWNKFYGIHENKFFKDRHWLFTEFPELAPESYLSPDKLSELSLSVNEQLSELSPSVNEKKVPETRKDNEVLNSESAEHSSKILTDSGQTLSVDGSQNLSELDDKRQQKNHGESCLNEAVTNNKKGDNDTSECKLETFPGESAKYRMFEVGCGVGNTVFPILQANNDPDLMVYCCDYSSTAIDLVKENKDYDGRRCHAFVCDISDPEATVPFPDRSLDIIIMIFILSANNPDKFQAIVNRLASFLRPGGMILFRDYGRYDLAQLRFKKGRCLAENFYARGDGTRVYFFTQARRQ